The Emcibacteraceae bacterium genome contains a region encoding:
- the folP gene encoding dihydropteroate synthase, whose product MTKRSIYAQPLGLLRGSAFNDGNFKNLAGGDIYFSALKIICREQNEITEQTIPVSALDDYLARQSENFGLELEKLLKNITSAREAIHLISAPPLDPCRPLIQGILNVTPDSFSDGGAFIDPENSVAHAIHMIGAGADIIDIGGESTKPGAKPVPTDMEKERVIPVIKALSEKNIPISIDSRNADVMKEAINAGANIINDVSALSHDPDSIKIAKETNVPVILMHALGTPETMQDNPVYENVLLDIYDYLESRINFCIEAGIPRNRIIIDPGIGFGKTVDHNLQIISNLALFHGLGVPILVGVSRKSFIGKITGESKAENRLAGSLAAAMLCLEQGAQIIRVHDVLQTRQAIAILLSAGRGEVTF is encoded by the coding sequence TTGACTAAAAGATCTATATACGCGCAGCCCCTGGGTTTACTCAGGGGCTCTGCTTTTAATGATGGTAACTTTAAAAACCTTGCTGGTGGGGATATTTATTTTTCTGCCCTAAAAATAATCTGTCGTGAACAGAATGAAATAACTGAACAGACCATCCCGGTATCGGCGCTTGATGACTATTTAGCAAGACAATCGGAAAATTTTGGACTGGAATTAGAAAAGCTTTTAAAAAATATTACCAGTGCAAGGGAAGCTATTCATTTAATTTCTGCGCCGCCACTTGATCCATGTAGGCCTCTCATACAGGGAATATTAAATGTTACGCCAGACAGTTTTTCAGATGGGGGGGCTTTTATTGATCCGGAAAATTCAGTTGCCCATGCCATTCATATGATCGGGGCAGGGGCAGATATAATTGACATCGGCGGGGAAAGCACGAAGCCCGGCGCGAAGCCAGTACCAACCGATATGGAAAAAGAAAGAGTAATACCGGTTATTAAGGCTTTATCTGAAAAAAATATCCCCATTTCAATCGACAGCCGTAATGCCGATGTTATGAAAGAAGCGATCAATGCTGGCGCGAACATCATAAACGATGTCAGTGCACTTTCCCATGATCCGGACAGTATCAAAATAGCAAAAGAAACGAATGTGCCTGTGATACTGATGCATGCGCTTGGAACCCCTGAAACAATGCAGGATAATCCGGTATATGAAAATGTGTTGTTGGATATTTATGATTATCTTGAAAGCAGGATTAATTTTTGCATTGAAGCAGGCATCCCCCGAAACAGAATAATCATTGACCCGGGGATCGGTTTTGGGAAAACGGTTGACCATAATCTTCAAATAATTTCGAACCTTGCCCTGTTTCATGGTCTAGGGGTTCCGATCCTAGTTGGTGTATCCCGTAAAAGCTTTATTGGAAAAATCACTGGTGAAAGTAAGGCGGAGAACAGATTGGCTGGCTCTCTTGCCGCTGCTATGCTATGCTTGGAACAGGGGGCGCAGATTATCCGAGTACATGATGTATTGCAAACCCGACAGGCGATAGCAATTTTGCTATCGGCAGGCAGGGGGGAAGTCACATTTTAG
- the glmM gene encoding phosphoglucosamine mutase has translation MTRKYFGTDGIRGKANEGKMTAEVAMRVGMAAGRHFTRGEHQHRVVIGKDTRLSGYLLEPALTSGFISMGMDVVLLGPMPTPAVAMLTRSLRADLGVMLSASHNPYYDNGIKLFDHDGNKLSDEIELEIEKRMDNGYDKHLVESSKLGRAQRLHNAVGRYIEFAKNTFPKHLRLDGLRVVLDCANGAAYRTAPSVLWELGAEVIALGTSPNGTNINDACGSTKPQAMCDRVIETRADIGIALDGDADRLIICDENGKIIDGDQVMATIATNWHQNGRLKGDALVATIMSNIGLEKYIKSIGLRLERTSVGDRYVVAAMQQLGCNIGGEQSGHIVLSDFNTTGDGLVAALQVLAVLTEKGRPVSNLFKSFEPYPQLLKNVRYKEGDEPLENSHVKQAISDGESSLNGDGRVVIRKSGTEPLIRVMVEGSDDNLINTVANDIVASVQASVRSE, from the coding sequence ATGACAAGAAAATATTTTGGAACCGATGGGATTCGCGGTAAAGCGAATGAAGGGAAAATGACAGCAGAGGTTGCCATGCGCGTTGGTATGGCAGCAGGACGCCATTTTACCCGTGGTGAACATCAGCATAGGGTCGTTATCGGAAAAGATACGCGACTGTCAGGTTACCTTCTTGAGCCTGCACTCACATCCGGCTTTATTTCTATGGGTATGGATGTTGTGCTTCTTGGACCGATGCCAACGCCGGCAGTTGCCATGCTCACCCGGTCTCTTCGTGCGGATCTTGGCGTTATGCTCTCGGCTTCTCATAATCCATATTATGATAACGGGATTAAACTTTTCGACCATGATGGCAATAAGCTTTCTGACGAAATTGAGCTTGAAATTGAAAAAAGAATGGATAATGGATATGACAAGCATTTGGTCGAATCCTCTAAACTCGGCCGCGCTCAGAGACTTCATAATGCCGTAGGACGATATATTGAATTCGCAAAAAACACATTTCCAAAACATTTGCGCCTAGACGGTCTCAGGGTAGTTCTCGACTGTGCCAATGGTGCTGCCTACCGAACCGCCCCAAGCGTACTTTGGGAATTGGGTGCAGAAGTCATTGCCTTAGGAACGTCTCCGAACGGAACAAATATTAATGATGCCTGTGGGTCCACAAAACCGCAGGCGATGTGTGATAGAGTTATAGAAACCCGTGCGGATATTGGTATTGCTCTGGACGGTGATGCTGACCGGCTCATTATCTGTGACGAAAACGGTAAAATTATTGATGGTGATCAGGTCATGGCGACAATTGCGACCAATTGGCATCAGAATGGTAGATTAAAAGGCGATGCCCTTGTCGCAACAATCATGTCAAACATCGGCCTTGAAAAATATATTAAATCAATCGGATTGCGTCTGGAACGGACATCAGTCGGCGACAGATATGTTGTTGCCGCAATGCAGCAGCTTGGCTGCAATATTGGCGGTGAACAGTCCGGCCACATTGTATTGAGCGATTTTAATACGACGGGTGACGGTCTGGTGGCGGCTTTGCAGGTGCTGGCCGTTCTGACGGAAAAAGGACGTCCGGTCAGTAATTTATTTAAATCGTTTGAGCCATATCCCCAACTTCTTAAAAATGTCAGATATAAAGAAGGGGATGAGCCTCTTGAGAACAGTCATGTCAAACAGGCAATCTCTGATGGTGAAAGCAGTTTAAATGGTGATGGCCGTGTTGTCATTCGTAAGTCAGGAACAGAACCACTCATCCGCGTTATGGTCGAAGGGTCTGATGATAACCTGATCAACACTGTTGCCAACGATATTGTCGCTTCTGTCCAGGCAAGCGTGCGAAGCGAATAA
- the thiD gene encoding bifunctional hydroxymethylpyrimidine kinase/phosphomethylpyrimidine kinase has translation MKGKVLTIAGSDSSGGAGIQADIKTISSLGAYAMSAITAITVQDTNMVSDVFPIPAKIVKAQILSVLGDIGADAIKTGMLLSPDIILAVSDVLKEHGKSIPLVVDPVMMSTSGHMLLKPHSVNTLVNEILPKTTLLTPNLAEAAKLTGTELLKNMDDMRRAADDLLKMGPGAVLIKGGHLKGDILTDLLVTQNSEKIFSSLRVPGKDNHGTGCTLASGIATGLAQNMTLVDAVARAHNFVHKALEQAPGYGSGCGPINHLVSVD, from the coding sequence ATGAAAGGCAAGGTTTTAACAATCGCCGGCTCTGATTCAAGTGGTGGTGCAGGGATTCAGGCGGACATTAAAACCATTTCTTCACTGGGCGCCTATGCCATGTCGGCCATTACGGCCATAACGGTTCAGGATACCAATATGGTCAGTGACGTTTTTCCTATTCCGGCAAAGATTGTAAAGGCTCAAATATTATCGGTTCTTGGGGATATTGGTGCCGATGCTATCAAAACAGGCATGTTGCTTTCTCCGGATATTATCCTGGCTGTTAGTGATGTTCTAAAAGAACACGGTAAGTCAATTCCACTCGTTGTTGACCCGGTGATGATGTCCACCAGCGGCCATATGCTTTTAAAGCCCCACAGTGTAAATACGCTGGTCAACGAAATTCTTCCAAAAACGACGTTGCTTACCCCTAATCTTGCCGAAGCAGCAAAACTAACCGGGACCGAGCTTCTCAAAAATATGGACGACATGCGCCGTGCTGCAGACGATCTACTCAAAATGGGGCCTGGCGCAGTTCTTATTAAAGGCGGGCATCTAAAAGGTGATATCCTGACCGACCTTCTGGTAACTCAGAATTCGGAAAAAATATTTTCTTCCCTTAGAGTGCCGGGAAAGGATAACCACGGAACCGGCTGCACCTTGGCGTCGGGCATTGCAACGGGTCTGGCACAAAATATGACATTGGTGGATGCTGTGGCGCGTGCCCACAATTTTGTTCATAAAGCGCTGGAGCAGGCACCGGGCTACGGCAGTGGCTGTGGACCCATAAATCACCTGGTTTCGGTTGATTAA
- a CDS encoding M1 family metallopeptidase has protein sequence MIKVKSTFLGLFVSAVFIVTSQAQTQNQINDKFRQLNEYLPTANSYRTASGAPGYAYWQQRADYKIDVTLDDDKQTLTGKATIKYYNNSPDALKYIWMQMDQNRFDPKTSMDKKSETMPKTTKGMTMERFRKYVDERSFDGGFKVTSLTDSTGSDLKNVVVGSMMRIDLPEPLAAGAITEFNISWWYNIPDAKKYKLSRQGYEFFPRDENRIYEIAQWYPRVTAYSDYEGWHNKEYQGSGEFTLEFGDYDVAITAPSDHIVAASGELQNSADVLTQDQRDRLIEARTASVPVFIVTPKEAVENEKSHSTQMKTWRFKAENVRDFAFASSRKFIWDAMGYYMSENGETVMAMSFYPMAGEPLWSDISTHAVRHTLNVYNKYALTYPYPVAISVNGPIGGMEYPMISFNGARPTTHEDGTRTYSRRTKHGLIGVIIHEVGHNYYPMVINSDERQWTWMDEGMNTFVQNLAHQEWKEDYPLGRIDPRNITGYMTSTNQVPIMSNAESVIQKGNNAYAKPATAFNILRESIMGHELFDFAFREYAQRWKFKRPTPADFFRTMEDASGVDLDWFWRGWFYTTDHVDISLDNVRRFTIDTKNPEIEEAFKRKQEMEKRTHPSYFSNDDLPKRVDEFPGIKDFYNDHDEFTVTNKQRNEYNKLIADLEPWQVDMLKDDSNIYLLDFTNIGGLLMPLYLEIEYTDGTKEEKRFPAEIWKLDYNQVTKMIVTDKEIASVVLDPKYETADTDMFNNFFPRRILESRFDLVKEKANQGRDMLKENLEEPKSLDDYKKEKQKEDDKNKKSSEENFKKLLDEYK, from the coding sequence ATGATTAAGGTGAAATCCACATTTTTGGGATTGTTTGTAAGTGCTGTTTTTATTGTGACGTCTCAGGCACAAACTCAAAATCAGATCAACGACAAATTCAGGCAGCTGAATGAATATCTGCCCACAGCCAACAGTTATCGAACCGCATCAGGCGCACCCGGTTACGCATATTGGCAGCAACGGGCAGATTATAAAATTGATGTAACTCTTGATGATGACAAGCAGACATTAACTGGGAAAGCAACAATCAAATATTATAATAATTCGCCGGATGCCCTTAAATATATCTGGATGCAAATGGATCAGAACCGTTTTGATCCAAAAACATCCATGGACAAAAAAAGCGAAACCATGCCGAAAACGACAAAAGGCATGACCATGGAGCGCTTTAGAAAATATGTAGATGAAAGGTCTTTTGACGGTGGGTTTAAGGTCACATCGTTGACGGACAGTACTGGAAGTGATCTTAAGAATGTTGTGGTTGGCTCAATGATGCGAATTGACCTTCCGGAGCCACTGGCGGCCGGTGCAATAACTGAATTTAATATAAGCTGGTGGTATAATATTCCGGATGCGAAGAAATATAAACTTTCCCGTCAGGGCTATGAATTTTTTCCACGCGACGAAAACAGAATTTATGAAATAGCCCAATGGTACCCGCGTGTAACAGCCTATTCTGATTATGAAGGCTGGCATAATAAGGAATATCAGGGGAGCGGCGAATTCACACTGGAATTTGGTGATTATGATGTTGCGATCACTGCGCCATCAGATCATATCGTTGCTGCATCCGGCGAGCTTCAAAATAGTGCAGACGTGCTTACACAGGATCAACGCGACCGGCTGATTGAAGCGCGAACAGCGTCAGTGCCTGTGTTTATTGTGACGCCAAAAGAAGCTGTTGAGAATGAAAAAAGCCATTCTACACAAATGAAAACTTGGCGGTTCAAAGCCGAAAATGTTCGGGATTTTGCTTTTGCTTCAAGCCGCAAATTTATCTGGGATGCTATGGGATATTATATGTCAGAAAATGGTGAAACCGTTATGGCGATGTCATTTTATCCAATGGCGGGTGAACCATTATGGTCTGATATTTCAACCCATGCGGTGCGGCATACATTGAATGTTTATAATAAATACGCTCTTACCTACCCATATCCAGTGGCAATTTCGGTTAACGGCCCGATTGGTGGCATGGAATATCCGATGATCAGCTTTAATGGCGCCCGTCCGACTACCCATGAAGATGGGACCCGAACCTACAGCCGTCGGACAAAACATGGACTGATTGGCGTAATTATCCATGAAGTGGGTCATAATTATTACCCGATGGTCATCAATTCAGATGAAAGACAATGGACCTGGATGGATGAGGGGATGAATACTTTTGTGCAGAACCTGGCCCACCAGGAATGGAAAGAAGATTATCCGCTTGGCCGGATTGATCCAAGAAATATTACCGGCTATATGACCAGCACCAATCAGGTGCCGATTATGAGCAATGCTGAATCTGTAATACAAAAAGGTAACAATGCATATGCCAAACCGGCCACAGCATTTAATATTCTCCGTGAAAGTATTATGGGACATGAGCTTTTCGATTTTGCGTTTCGTGAATATGCACAGCGCTGGAAATTTAAACGCCCAACACCGGCAGACTTTTTCCGCACTATGGAAGATGCCAGCGGTGTCGATCTCGACTGGTTCTGGCGTGGATGGTTCTATACCACGGATCATGTGGATATTTCCCTTGATAATGTCCGTCGCTTTACTATCGACACGAAAAATCCGGAAATTGAGGAAGCCTTCAAGCGTAAGCAGGAAATGGAAAAAAGAACTCATCCAAGCTATTTCAGCAACGATGATCTGCCAAAACGTGTTGATGAATTTCCGGGCATCAAGGATTTTTATAATGATCATGATGAATTTACGGTAACAAACAAGCAACGCAACGAATATAACAAGCTGATTGCGGACCTTGAGCCGTGGCAGGTCGATATGCTTAAAGATGACAGTAACATTTATTTGCTTGATTTTACCAATATTGGCGGTCTTTTGATGCCCCTTTATCTTGAAATTGAATATACAGACGGAACAAAAGAAGAAAAACGTTTCCCGGCTGAAATTTGGAAGCTGGACTATAATCAGGTGACAAAAATGATTGTTACCGATAAGGAAATTGCTTCCGTGGTTCTTGATCCGAAATATGAAACTGCGGACACGGATATGTTTAATAACTTCTTCCCGCGCCGCATTCTGGAAAGCCGCTTTGATCTGGTTAAGGAAAAAGCAAATCAGGGCCGCGATATGCTGAAAGAAAATCTGGAAGAACCTAAATCTCTTGATGATTATAAAAAAGAGAAACAAAAAGAAGATGATAAGAACAAGAAATCATCAGAAGAAAATTTCAAAAAGCTATTGGATGAATATAAATAG
- a CDS encoding DUF6702 family protein, which yields MTFGNFSKLLIIILTLCVAGIGHAHRFYASFTQIELQPTKGTIEITHRIFTHDIEDLLMRYQGSTGELSDEVIESFLKDYIVQAFAIYSPDGDMIPLNWIAVEVTLDNIFVYQEAPLQEGQQTLIIADRILQDLFDDQSNTVNLKLDGKVKSHTFQKDSKMYQISFNGRTGDYPFEN from the coding sequence GTGACTTTTGGAAATTTTTCTAAATTACTGATCATTATATTAACATTGTGCGTGGCCGGTATCGGGCACGCACATCGTTTTTATGCATCATTTACACAGATTGAATTACAGCCGACAAAAGGCACAATTGAAATTACCCATCGGATATTTACGCACGATATTGAAGATCTGCTAATGCGCTATCAGGGATCAACCGGTGAGCTTTCGGACGAGGTCATCGAATCATTTCTGAAAGATTATATTGTTCAGGCATTCGCCATCTATTCTCCGGACGGGGATATGATCCCGCTGAACTGGATTGCTGTTGAAGTGACCCTTGATAATATTTTTGTCTATCAGGAGGCGCCGCTTCAGGAAGGACAGCAGACTCTGATCATTGCCGATCGGATTCTCCAGGATCTTTTTGACGATCAAAGCAACACAGTGAACCTGAAACTGGACGGAAAAGTGAAAAGCCATACGTTCCAGAAAGACAGCAAAATGTACCAGATTTCCTTTAATGGAAGGACGGGTGATTACCCTTTTGAAAATTAA
- a CDS encoding phosphoserine transaminase, whose amino-acid sequence MLPEKKPASALFSSGPCAKRPGWTIKNLENAPLGRSHRAAIGKSRLKEAIDKTHELLGLPADYLVGIVPGSDTGAVEMALWSLLGARGVDMLAWESFGSGWITDVVKQLKLDDVRKIEAPYGQLSDLSIIDPSRDVVFTWNGTTSGVKVPNGDWISDNRAGLTICDATSAAFAMDLPWHKLDVATFSWQKVLGGEGAHGILILSPRAVERLENYAPAWPLPKIFRLTKNGKLISDIFSGATINTPSMLCVEDYLDALNWGFEVGGLKGLIKRSEDNLAVLRNWVEKTDWVDFLAEDPQTISNTSVCLKITADWFSALSDEDKAAAAKKLAKLLDEQDVAYDIGAYRDAPAGLRIWAGSTIEAQDLRDLTPWLDWAYGEVRKSYN is encoded by the coding sequence ATGTTACCAGAAAAGAAACCAGCGTCAGCGCTGTTTTCGTCAGGACCGTGTGCTAAACGCCCGGGCTGGACGATAAAAAATTTAGAAAATGCCCCACTTGGCCGTTCTCATCGTGCCGCAATAGGCAAGTCCCGTTTAAAAGAAGCAATTGATAAAACCCATGAATTACTGGGTCTGCCGGCTGATTATCTTGTCGGTATTGTTCCCGGTTCTGATACCGGTGCCGTCGAAATGGCCCTTTGGTCACTGCTCGGGGCCCGTGGTGTTGATATGCTTGCCTGGGAAAGCTTCGGCAGTGGTTGGATTACAGATGTTGTAAAACAGCTTAAACTTGACGACGTCCGTAAAATAGAAGCACCATATGGCCAGCTTTCCGATTTATCTATCATTGATCCGTCTCGTGATGTGGTCTTCACCTGGAATGGGACGACATCCGGTGTCAAAGTTCCAAATGGGGACTGGATTTCTGATAATCGCGCAGGATTGACCATTTGTGATGCAACTTCAGCTGCCTTTGCAATGGACCTTCCATGGCATAAGCTGGATGTAGCCACATTCTCCTGGCAAAAAGTTTTGGGCGGTGAAGGTGCGCATGGTATTCTTATATTATCGCCGCGTGCTGTAGAGCGTCTTGAAAATTACGCACCGGCCTGGCCACTTCCAAAAATATTCCGCCTTACCAAAAACGGTAAACTGATAAGCGATATCTTTAGTGGTGCAACCATCAATACACCTTCAATGCTTTGTGTTGAAGATTATCTGGATGCCCTTAACTGGGGCTTTGAGGTTGGTGGGCTAAAAGGCCTAATCAAACGATCCGAGGATAATTTAGCCGTACTACGTAACTGGGTTGAAAAAACCGATTGGGTTGATTTTCTGGCGGAAGATCCACAGACAATTTCAAATACTTCTGTGTGCCTCAAAATAACTGCAGACTGGTTCTCGGCACTTAGTGACGAGGATAAAGCTGCGGCAGCCAAGAAGCTTGCAAAACTTCTGGATGAGCAGGATGTTGCTTATGACATCGGCGCTTATCGTGATGCACCAGCGGGTCTTCGTATCTGGGCAGGATCCACGATTGAAGCACAGGACCTTCGTGATCTCACCCCTTGGCTTGACTGGGCTTACGGCGAAGTTCGCAAAAGCTATAATTAA
- the serA gene encoding phosphoglycerate dehydrogenase, translating to MVKVLISDKLSPLAKEIFERRGIETDQIVGLTKEELEEKIHEYDGLAIRSATKVTPKILAAAKNLKVVGRAGIGVDNVDIPAATANGVVVMNTPFGNSITTAEHAIALMFAVARQIPEASASTHAGKWEKSRFMGVELTSKTLGIIGCGNIGAIVANRALGLKMKVVAFDPFLLEERAEEIGVEKVDLDTLLARADFISLHTPLTDSTRGILGKEAFAKMKDGVRIINCARGGLIDEAALKDALDSGKVAGAGLDVFEVEPAKENALFGHENVVATPHLGASTAEAQVNVAVQVAEQMADYLLDGAVTNALNMPSLTAEESKRLSPYMSLVRQLGSFVGQLTEDAIKEIQIEYQGDVTELNVRPLTSIVVEGLLSPLMGNVNMVNALSIAKERDINVIESKHEGEGDYHTLVSVTVVTDKGEFSVEGTLFADRRPRIVQVDDIRLEGELTENMIFATNDDQPGFIGALGTILGEGNLNIATFNLGRHNEGGRAIALVAVDQPAPAEIIAKISKINQVRRVKALNF from the coding sequence ATGGTTAAGGTACTTATTTCTGATAAATTAAGCCCGCTTGCCAAAGAAATTTTTGAGCGTCGCGGCATTGAAACGGACCAGATTGTTGGTTTGACCAAAGAAGAACTTGAGGAAAAAATTCATGAATATGATGGTCTGGCGATCAGATCAGCAACAAAAGTAACACCAAAAATTCTGGCTGCGGCTAAAAATCTGAAAGTGGTTGGCCGTGCCGGTATTGGTGTTGATAATGTGGATATTCCGGCCGCAACAGCAAATGGTGTTGTAGTAATGAACACCCCATTTGGGAACAGCATAACAACAGCTGAACATGCAATTGCCCTGATGTTTGCAGTTGCAAGACAAATTCCGGAGGCCAGTGCGTCAACCCACGCAGGGAAATGGGAAAAATCCCGCTTTATGGGGGTTGAGCTGACTTCTAAAACACTGGGTATCATCGGATGCGGGAATATCGGTGCTATAGTTGCAAACCGTGCTCTTGGCCTTAAAATGAAAGTGGTTGCCTTTGATCCGTTTTTATTAGAAGAACGGGCAGAGGAAATCGGTGTCGAGAAAGTAGATCTTGATACACTTTTGGCCCGCGCTGATTTCATTTCGCTTCATACGCCACTTACTGATTCAACCCGTGGCATTTTAGGCAAAGAGGCTTTTGCAAAAATGAAAGATGGTGTGCGCATTATCAATTGTGCCCGTGGTGGTCTTATTGATGAAGCAGCCTTAAAGGACGCTCTGGACAGTGGCAAGGTGGCTGGTGCAGGACTTGATGTATTTGAAGTTGAGCCGGCCAAGGAAAATGCCCTGTTTGGTCATGAAAATGTTGTGGCCACACCGCATCTTGGTGCCTCTACTGCTGAAGCACAGGTCAATGTTGCCGTTCAGGTGGCAGAGCAGATGGCTGATTATCTTCTGGATGGTGCTGTAACGAACGCATTGAATATGCCAAGTCTGACAGCGGAAGAATCAAAGCGCTTAAGTCCTTATATGTCATTGGTCAGACAGCTCGGTAGTTTTGTAGGCCAGCTGACTGAAGACGCGATTAAGGAAATTCAAATTGAATATCAGGGCGATGTTACAGAACTGAATGTCCGTCCATTGACATCAATAGTTGTTGAAGGTCTGTTAAGTCCTTTAATGGGCAACGTTAATATGGTCAATGCCTTAAGTATTGCAAAAGAGCGCGATATCAATGTGATTGAAAGTAAACATGAAGGTGAAGGTGATTATCATACACTTGTGAGTGTGACTGTGGTTACGGATAAAGGTGAATTCTCTGTTGAGGGTACTTTGTTTGCTGATCGTCGTCCGCGGATTGTTCAGGTTGATGATATTCGTCTTGAAGGTGAACTGACCGAAAATATGATATTTGCAACAAATGATGACCAGCCAGGATTTATCGGTGCCCTTGGTACAATTCTTGGTGAAGGTAACCTGAATATTGCGACATTTAATCTTGGTCGTCACAATGAAGGTGGCCGCGCAATTGCACTGGTGGCGGTTGATCAGCCAGCGCCGGCGGAAATAATTGCCAAGATCAGCAAGATTAATCAGGTGCGCCGGGTAAAAGCCTTAAATTTTTAA
- a CDS encoding ATP phosphoribosyltransferase regulatory subunit, which translates to MIEPNETALLPEGLHDSLVGDAAHERKTVEKLLNIFSVYGYDLILPPLVEFEESLLLGPGKAQSRNMFRLLDPASQRMMGVRTDMTGQVARISHTRLGNAPRPLRLSYAGDVLRINGTQLRPERQFTQAGVELIGSNTTEAYIEIILLAFEALKNAGAKKISIDLAMPLLVPTITEGLGLDKKMSDQVRHALDSKDIGELSNIEGEIGLISRALLKAAGPADKSLKILSELNLPREAGDMCNELEKLVTRLNALASDLVITVDPGEFTGFEYQTGISFCLFAGGVHGEIGRGGRYIVNAELGEGEPATGFSLYLDSLMRALEITDNDKKIYVPVGADRELLTKLHSQGYRTIKGLEEVSDIKAEALRMNCEFVWLEDKIKKLTE; encoded by the coding sequence ATGATTGAACCTAATGAAACAGCTCTCCTGCCAGAAGGATTGCATGATAGTCTTGTGGGTGATGCTGCACATGAGCGGAAAACAGTTGAAAAACTTCTGAATATTTTTTCAGTTTATGGATATGATCTGATTTTGCCGCCACTTGTCGAATTTGAAGAAAGCCTTTTACTTGGTCCTGGTAAAGCGCAGTCCAGGAATATGTTCAGGCTACTTGATCCTGCATCACAACGTATGATGGGGGTCCGCACTGACATGACGGGGCAGGTTGCCCGCATTTCACATACACGGCTTGGAAATGCGCCAAGACCGCTTCGCTTAAGTTATGCGGGGGATGTGCTTAGAATTAATGGCACGCAGCTACGCCCGGAAAGGCAGTTTACGCAGGCAGGCGTCGAACTGATCGGCTCAAACACAACAGAAGCTTATATTGAAATTATTCTTCTTGCATTTGAAGCCCTTAAAAATGCCGGGGCCAAAAAAATTAGCATTGATCTGGCCATGCCGTTATTGGTTCCAACGATTACCGAAGGGCTTGGACTGGATAAAAAAATGAGCGATCAGGTGCGTCATGCACTTGATTCAAAGGATATAGGCGAGCTTTCAAATATTGAAGGTGAAATTGGGTTGATCAGCCGTGCATTGCTCAAGGCGGCCGGGCCCGCTGATAAAAGTCTGAAAATTCTTTCCGAATTAAACCTGCCAAGAGAGGCCGGTGATATGTGTAATGAACTGGAAAAGCTTGTTACGCGCCTTAATGCTTTGGCCTCCGATCTGGTGATCACGGTTGACCCTGGTGAATTTACCGGGTTTGAATATCAGACAGGGATCAGTTTTTGTCTTTTCGCTGGCGGGGTTCATGGTGAAATTGGCCGTGGGGGACGATATATTGTTAATGCGGAACTGGGAGAGGGTGAACCGGCAACCGGATTTTCCCTTTATCTTGACAGTCTTATGCGAGCACTTGAAATCACTGATAATGACAAAAAAATATATGTTCCTGTGGGCGCAGACCGTGAATTGCTGACAAAGCTCCATTCCCAAGGATACAGAACAATAAAGGGATTGGAAGAAGTCTCAGACATTAAGGCAGAGGCTTTAAGAATGAATTGTGAATTTGTTTGGCTTGAAGACAAAATTAAAAAACTAACCGAATGA